One Haloplanus vescus DNA window includes the following coding sequences:
- the trpD gene encoding anthranilate phosphoribosyltransferase, translating into MQDYIERVTEGEDLTLDEARDAARAVFEEATEAQIGALLAALRSKGETETEIAGFAQGMRDAARTIDPDRAPLVDTCGTGGDDYDTINVSTTSAIVAAGADVAVAKHGNYSVSSSSGSADVLDVAGVNVEAEPPAVESAIERDGIGFMLAPVFHPAMKAVIGPRKELGMRTVFNILGPLTNPAGADAQVVGVYDPDLVPVLARALAKMNVERALVVHGSGMDEIALHDATTVAEVDGDTVTEYTLTPADMGLEQAPIEAVAGGDPEENAADLEGIVTGSVTGPKRDIILANAGAAIYIAGAAEDLSAGVEAAREAIDSGAAAATLDDLRGV; encoded by the coding sequence ATGCAGGACTATATCGAGCGCGTGACCGAGGGCGAGGATCTGACACTGGACGAGGCGCGGGACGCGGCCCGGGCCGTCTTCGAGGAAGCGACCGAGGCACAGATTGGGGCGTTGCTGGCAGCGCTTCGGTCGAAGGGTGAGACGGAGACGGAGATTGCTGGCTTCGCACAGGGGATGCGCGATGCGGCGCGGACCATCGACCCCGACCGTGCGCCGCTGGTCGACACCTGCGGGACCGGCGGCGACGACTACGACACCATCAACGTCTCCACGACGAGCGCCATCGTCGCCGCGGGGGCGGACGTCGCCGTCGCCAAGCACGGCAACTACTCCGTCTCCTCCTCGTCGGGGAGCGCGGACGTTCTCGACGTCGCGGGCGTGAACGTCGAAGCGGAACCGCCGGCCGTCGAGTCGGCCATCGAACGCGATGGCATCGGGTTCATGCTCGCGCCGGTGTTCCACCCGGCGATGAAGGCGGTCATCGGCCCGCGGAAGGAACTCGGGATGCGGACGGTGTTCAACATCTTGGGGCCGCTGACCAACCCCGCCGGTGCGGACGCACAGGTCGTCGGCGTCTACGACCCCGACCTCGTCCCCGTCCTCGCTCGCGCGCTCGCGAAGATGAACGTCGAACGGGCGCTGGTCGTCCACGGGTCCGGCATGGACGAAATCGCGCTCCACGACGCGACCACCGTCGCGGAAGTTGACGGCGACACCGTGACGGAGTACACGCTGACGCCGGCGGACATGGGACTGGAGCAGGCACCCATCGAGGCCGTCGCCGGCGGCGACCCCGAGGAAAACGCCGCGGACCTGGAGGGCATCGTCACCGGGTCGGTCACGGGGCCGAAACGTGACATCATCCTCGCGAATGCGGGCGCGGCAATCTACATCGCGGGCGCTGCGGAGGACCTATCCGCGGGCGTCGAGGCGGCACGCGAAGCCATCGACTCGGGCGCCGCCGCCGCCACGCTGGACGACCTGCGAGGTGTCTGA
- a CDS encoding phosphoribosylanthranilate isomerase, translating to MVRSKICGVTTEADLQAVADAGADAVGILTEVSVDTPREVAPERAADLVAAAPPFLSTVLVAMPETASRAVELAGAVTPDAIQLHGDFDETDIRYIRREARADVITAVDADDPDQARRYDDVADAILLDSTTESGAGGTGETHDWQAARDLVADLSSPVVLAGGLTPANVADAVRTVDPYAVDVSSGVEQTGGEKDHDAVRSFLRNADVEVPA from the coding sequence ATGGTCCGCTCGAAAATCTGTGGCGTGACGACGGAGGCGGACCTGCAGGCGGTGGCCGACGCCGGCGCCGACGCCGTCGGTATCCTCACCGAGGTGTCCGTCGACACGCCGCGCGAAGTCGCTCCCGAACGCGCCGCGGACCTCGTGGCCGCCGCGCCGCCCTTTCTCTCGACAGTCCTCGTCGCGATGCCCGAGACGGCGTCCCGCGCCGTCGAACTCGCGGGCGCCGTCACCCCCGACGCCATCCAGCTGCACGGCGACTTCGACGAGACCGACATCCGGTACATCCGGCGCGAGGCGCGCGCGGACGTTATCACCGCCGTCGACGCCGATGACCCGGACCAGGCGCGCCGATACGACGATGTCGCCGACGCCATCCTCCTCGACTCGACGACGGAGTCCGGTGCCGGCGGGACGGGCGAGACACACGACTGGCAGGCGGCCCGTGACCTCGTCGCGGACCTCTCGTCGCCGGTCGTCCTCGCGGGCGGCCTGACGCCGGCGAACGTCGCCGACGCCGTGCGGACGGTCGACCCCTACGCCGTCGACGTGTCCAGCGGCGTCGAGCAGACCGGCGGCGAGAAAGACCACGACGCAGTCCGCTCGTTCCTCCGGAACGCGGACGTGGAGGTACCGGCGTGA
- the trpE gene encoding anthranilate synthase component I: protein MTPDRDREAFVDCLADRTDPAVARLAVTLDADTSPLSAYAALDDRSDYGFLLESAEKTPSSDPEGAFTADDEGADRHARYSFVGYDPDAVVSVTGTDVTVDALGGPTGDLVAESAGLDDADDADVLDALRTTLPDFERVGFPDADRQQLDGGLVGFLAYDAVYDLWLDEVGVDRPDPVVPDAEFVLTTRTLTFDHAEDAIQLVFTPVVGPDADPGDVYDDLVAEARDIERTLADAAPPETGGFVRTGEEAGPREAYEDAVRTAKEHVLDGDIYQGVISRTRELAGDIDSLGLYESLRSVNPSPYMYHLRHGDRSIVGASPETLVSVQGTRVVSNPIAGTCPRGTSPVEDRRLAGEMLADGKERAEHTMLVDLARNDVRRVSDPGSVRVEEFMNVLKYSHVQHIESTVTGRLATGSDPTAGGERTPPFDAFDATRATFPAGTLTGAPKVRAMEIIDRLERAPRGVYGGGVGYYSWSGDAEFAIVIRTATVDHGDPDRITVQAGAGIVADSDPASEYEETEQKMGGVLDALERIETTATEPEATR, encoded by the coding sequence GTGACGCCCGACCGCGACCGAGAGGCGTTCGTCGACTGCCTCGCCGACCGCACGGACCCGGCCGTCGCCCGTCTCGCCGTCACGCTCGATGCTGACACGTCGCCGCTGTCGGCGTACGCCGCCCTCGACGACCGGAGCGACTACGGCTTCCTGCTCGAGAGCGCGGAGAAGACGCCGTCGAGCGACCCCGAGGGCGCGTTCACCGCCGACGACGAGGGTGCGGACCGCCACGCGCGCTACTCGTTCGTCGGCTACGACCCGGACGCCGTCGTCTCGGTGACTGGGACGGACGTGACCGTCGACGCGTTGGGCGGCCCGACCGGTGACCTCGTCGCTGAATCGGCGGGTCTCGACGACGCCGACGACGCGGACGTCCTCGACGCTCTCCGGACGACCCTGCCCGACTTCGAACGCGTCGGCTTCCCCGACGCGGACCGCCAGCAACTCGACGGCGGTTTGGTCGGCTTCCTCGCCTACGACGCGGTGTACGACCTCTGGTTGGACGAGGTGGGCGTCGACCGCCCCGACCCGGTCGTCCCCGACGCGGAGTTCGTCCTCACGACGCGGACGCTCACGTTCGACCACGCCGAGGACGCCATCCAACTCGTGTTCACGCCCGTCGTCGGACCGGACGCCGACCCCGGAGACGTGTACGACGACTTGGTCGCCGAGGCCCGCGACATCGAGCGAACGCTGGCCGACGCCGCCCCGCCCGAGACGGGTGGCTTCGTCCGGACGGGCGAGGAGGCCGGCCCGCGCGAGGCCTACGAGGACGCCGTGCGGACGGCGAAAGAGCACGTTCTTGACGGCGACATCTACCAGGGCGTCATCTCGCGCACGCGCGAGCTCGCCGGCGACATCGACTCGCTCGGCCTCTACGAGTCGCTGCGCTCGGTCAACCCCTCGCCGTACATGTACCACCTCCGGCACGGCGACCGCTCCATCGTGGGCGCCAGCCCCGAGACGCTGGTGTCGGTGCAGGGGACCCGCGTCGTCTCGAACCCCATCGCGGGCACCTGCCCGCGCGGGACGAGTCCCGTCGAGGACCGCCGCCTCGCGGGCGAGATGCTCGCGGACGGCAAGGAACGCGCCGAGCACACGATGCTAGTCGACCTGGCGCGCAACGACGTGCGCCGCGTCTCCGACCCCGGGTCGGTCCGGGTCGAGGAGTTCATGAACGTGCTCAAATACTCCCACGTCCAGCACATCGAATCGACGGTGACGGGGCGTCTCGCGACGGGGTCGGACCCCACCGCGGGCGGCGAGCGCACGCCGCCGTTCGACGCCTTCGACGCCACGCGCGCGACGTTCCCCGCGGGGACGCTCACCGGTGCGCCGAAGGTGCGAGCGATGGAGATAATCGACCGACTGGAGCGAGCGCCCCGCGGCGTCTACGGCGGCGGCGTCGGCTACTACTCGTGGTCCGGGGACGCAGAGTTCGCCATCGTCATCCGGACGGCAACCGTCGACCACGGCGACCCCGACCGAATCACGGTGCAGGCGGGCGCGGGCATCGTCGCCGACAGCGACCCCGCGAGCGAGTACGAGGAGACCGAACAGAAGATGGGCGGCGTCCTTGACGCCCTCGAACGCATCGAGACGACGGCGACGGAACCGGAGGCGACGCGATGA
- the trpG gene encoding anthranilate synthase component II, which produces MKVLVVDNFDSFTYNLVEYISDHPDPRTGEQIKVEVLKNTATLDEVRAVDPDAIVISPGPGHPKNDRDVGVTTAVLREVSQTVPTLGVCLGLEAAVYAYGGRVGHAPEPIHGKAYPVDHDGEGVFAGLDQGFRAGRYHSLVATSVPDCFEVTATTTHVTDDDEVDLVMGVRHREHPIECVQFHPESVLTAAGHDVIDNFLHRVRTPDARA; this is translated from the coding sequence ATGAAGGTCCTCGTCGTCGACAACTTCGATTCGTTCACGTACAACCTCGTCGAGTACATTTCGGACCACCCCGACCCGCGGACGGGCGAGCAAATCAAGGTCGAGGTGCTGAAAAACACCGCGACGCTCGACGAGGTTCGGGCCGTCGACCCCGACGCCATCGTCATCAGTCCCGGGCCGGGGCACCCGAAGAACGACCGGGACGTGGGCGTGACCACTGCCGTCCTCCGAGAGGTGAGCCAGACGGTACCGACCCTCGGCGTCTGTCTCGGCCTCGAAGCCGCCGTCTACGCCTACGGCGGGCGCGTGGGCCACGCGCCGGAACCCATCCACGGCAAGGCCTACCCCGTCGACCACGACGGCGAGGGCGTGTTCGCGGGCCTCGACCAGGGATTCCGCGCCGGGCGCTACCACTCCCTCGTAGCGACGAGCGTCCCCGACTGTTTCGAGGTGACGGCGACGACGACACACGTCACCGACGACGACGAGGTGGACCTGGTGATGGGGGTCCGCCACCGGGAGCACCCCATCGAATGCGTGCAGTTCCACCCCGAGAGCGTCCTGACCGCCGCCGGTCACGACGTCATCGACAACTTCCTGCACCGCGTCCGGACGCCGGACGCGAGGGCCTAG
- a CDS encoding adenosylcobalamin-dependent ribonucleoside-diphosphate reductase, which yields MSTHDIDTDEVDLPIKRTDGETLEDRLTANAYHNILPARYLRKDADGDLIEEPEDLFPRVAKNIALAEAVFEARKQDVEITVTPDQLKPDHPRRDELAAEVFGAGTTVDDDAETTLSEHNVNKFSYETVVPELPEDVRAVVEDTREEFETLMGDLSFMPNSPTLMNAGDELQQLSACFVDSPEDDIDDIHQTAKEAAQVFQSGGGMGYAFWRLRPYGDPVGSTGGIASGPITFMRTFDQMCETIAQGGARRGAQMGVMRVSHPDVIQFIHAKNKDVSLAHTLRLNDPDDYTHNSFTEALEEARELIDDEGKVPKHLRNAVEGHLSNFNISVGITDDFMDALQEGEEFTFTNPRTGEPHIATPETKELYDMFDLGEYVEVGEELSLPAEVMWEDIVEGAHENGEPGVIYLERVNKQHSFDVEEHPDHRILATNPCGEQPLEEYEACNLGHINLSTLADLDAPDWRVWADEHADEYDTEAEAVDAFLEDAIDWDAFDHRIEYGTRFLENVVTMSDFPVDEIEQKVREMRKIGLGVMGLAQLYVQLGIRYGSDTGNEVAEQLMTHINHESKWASHELAGDRGTFSDWDDSKYADPTEYREWFEHHTGLDADEWADGFPVRNHNTTTIAPTGTTSMVGNTTGGCEPIYNVAYYKNVSDDVQGDEMLVEFDDYFLRTLEANDLDIDAVKKEAQEQMANNEFDGVEGLETVPDPIGELFVVTGDLSGKQHAAVQCACQEGVDSAISKTCNFPNSASMEDMDEVYRYIYNNGGKGVTVYRDGTRSKQVLTTRAQNAEFSDESEAAEMLVEQMNEVFGGLQGFLDNEDVQAALDTQLDDLLAAADGERELGTKRPRPDVLHGVTQRIDTGYGKLYVNINEDDAGQPFELFANIGNSGGFTASFTEALAKTISTALRSGVDPREIASELQGIRSPKVAWDKGEQINSIPDAIGTAMRRYLDGEIDQPYPKQQNLSELEQAEREAAAAAPSDDGTATAVDDDTEDLLAAGESPECPECGSMSLYYSEGCKTCESCGWSEC from the coding sequence ATGAGTACGCACGACATCGACACCGACGAAGTGGACTTACCGATCAAACGCACAGACGGCGAGACGCTCGAAGACCGACTCACCGCCAACGCGTATCACAACATCCTGCCCGCGCGCTACCTTCGAAAGGACGCGGACGGCGACCTCATCGAGGAACCGGAGGACCTCTTCCCGCGCGTCGCGAAGAACATCGCGCTCGCGGAGGCCGTGTTTGAGGCACGCAAGCAGGACGTCGAGATTACCGTCACCCCCGACCAGTTGAAGCCCGACCACCCCCGCCGTGACGAGCTCGCGGCCGAGGTGTTCGGTGCGGGGACCACCGTTGACGACGACGCCGAGACGACCCTCTCGGAGCACAACGTCAACAAGTTCTCCTACGAGACGGTCGTTCCGGAGCTGCCCGAGGACGTACGCGCAGTCGTCGAGGACACCCGCGAGGAGTTCGAGACGCTGATGGGCGACCTCTCCTTTATGCCCAACTCGCCCACCCTGATGAACGCGGGCGACGAACTGCAGCAGCTCTCGGCGTGTTTCGTCGACTCCCCCGAGGACGACATCGACGACATCCACCAGACCGCCAAGGAGGCCGCACAGGTCTTCCAGTCCGGTGGCGGCATGGGCTATGCCTTCTGGCGACTCCGACCCTACGGCGACCCCGTCGGCTCCACCGGCGGCATCGCCTCCGGGCCCATCACGTTCATGCGCACCTTCGACCAGATGTGCGAGACCATCGCGCAGGGCGGCGCGCGCCGCGGTGCCCAGATGGGCGTCATGCGCGTCTCCCACCCCGACGTCATCCAGTTCATCCACGCCAAGAACAAGGACGTCTCGCTGGCGCACACGCTCCGCCTCAACGACCCCGACGACTACACGCACAACAGTTTCACCGAGGCGCTCGAGGAGGCCCGCGAACTCATCGACGACGAGGGGAAGGTGCCGAAACACCTCCGCAACGCCGTCGAGGGTCACCTCTCGAATTTCAACATCTCCGTCGGCATCACCGACGACTTCATGGACGCGCTGCAGGAGGGTGAGGAGTTCACCTTCACCAACCCCCGGACGGGCGAGCCACACATCGCCACGCCGGAGACGAAGGAGCTCTACGACATGTTCGACCTCGGCGAGTACGTCGAAGTCGGCGAGGAGCTCTCCCTGCCGGCAGAGGTGATGTGGGAGGACATCGTCGAGGGCGCCCACGAGAACGGCGAACCGGGCGTCATCTACCTCGAACGCGTCAACAAGCAGCACTCCTTCGACGTGGAGGAACACCCCGACCATCGCATCCTCGCGACCAACCCCTGTGGCGAACAGCCACTCGAGGAGTACGAGGCCTGTAACCTCGGCCACATCAACCTCTCGACGCTCGCGGACCTCGACGCCCCGGACTGGCGCGTCTGGGCCGACGAGCACGCCGACGAGTACGACACCGAGGCCGAGGCAGTCGACGCCTTCCTCGAAGACGCCATCGACTGGGACGCGTTCGACCATCGCATCGAGTACGGGACGCGCTTCCTCGAGAACGTCGTCACCATGTCGGACTTCCCGGTCGACGAAATCGAGCAGAAGGTCCGCGAGATGCGGAAAATCGGCCTTGGCGTCATGGGACTGGCACAGCTGTACGTCCAGCTCGGCATCCGCTACGGGAGCGACACCGGGAACGAAGTCGCCGAGCAGCTGATGACCCACATCAACCACGAGTCGAAGTGGGCCTCCCACGAACTCGCTGGGGACCGCGGGACGTTCTCGGACTGGGACGACTCGAAGTACGCCGACCCCACCGAGTACCGCGAGTGGTTCGAGCACCACACCGGCCTTGATGCCGACGAGTGGGCAGACGGCTTCCCGGTCCGCAACCACAACACGACGACCATCGCCCCCACGGGCACCACGTCGATGGTCGGCAACACCACGGGTGGCTGTGAGCCGATTTACAACGTCGCCTACTACAAGAACGTCTCCGACGACGTGCAGGGCGACGAGATGCTCGTTGAGTTCGACGACTACTTCCTGCGGACGCTGGAGGCCAACGACCTCGACATCGACGCGGTCAAGAAGGAAGCCCAAGAGCAGATGGCGAACAACGAGTTCGACGGCGTCGAGGGGCTGGAGACGGTTCCGGACCCCATCGGCGAACTGTTCGTCGTCACCGGCGACCTCTCCGGGAAGCAACACGCCGCGGTCCAGTGTGCTTGTCAGGAGGGCGTCGACTCCGCCATCTCGAAGACCTGTAACTTCCCCAACTCCGCCTCGATGGAGGACATGGACGAGGTGTACCGCTACATCTACAACAACGGCGGGAAGGGCGTCACCGTCTACCGCGACGGCACGCGCTCGAAGCAGGTGCTGACGACCCGCGCCCAGAACGCCGAGTTCTCCGACGAGAGCGAGGCCGCCGAGATGCTGGTCGAACAGATGAACGAGGTGTTCGGCGGGCTGCAGGGCTTCCTCGACAACGAGGACGTCCAGGCCGCCCTCGACACCCAACTCGACGACCTGCTCGCGGCCGCGGACGGCGAGCGCGAACTCGGGACGAAGCGCCCGCGTCCGGACGTGCTCCACGGCGTCACCCAGCGCATCGACACCGGCTACGGGAAGCTCTACGTCAATATCAACGAGGACGACGCGGGACAGCCGTTCGAGCTCTTCGCCAACATCGGCAACTCCGGTGGCTTCACCGCCTCCTTCACCGAGGCGCTGGCCAAGACCATCTCGACGGCGCTTCGCTCGGGCGTCGACCCGCGCGAAATTGCCTCCGAACTGCAGGGCATCCGCTCGCCGAAGGTCGCTTGGGACAAGGGCGAACAGATCAACTCCATTCCCGACGCCATCGGGACGGCGATGCGGCGCTACCTCGACGGCGAAATCGACCAGCCCTACCCCAAACAGCAGAACCTCTCCGAACTCGAACAGGCTGAGCGAGAGGCCGCGGCAGCGGCGCCGTCCGATGACGGCACTGCGACGGCCGTCGACGACGACACCGAGGACCTCCTCGCCGCCGGCGAGAGTCCCGAGTGTCCGGAGTGTGGCTCCATGAGCCTCTACTACTCCGAAGGCTGCAAGACCTGCGAGTCTTGTGGCTGGTCCGAGTGCTGA
- a CDS encoding HVO_2523 family zinc finger protein: MSAQSGRPCPHCAAAMHRRHCKYVCPNHGVVYDCSDTFW; the protein is encoded by the coding sequence ATGTCCGCTCAGAGTGGTCGACCCTGTCCTCACTGTGCGGCGGCGATGCACCGCCGTCACTGCAAGTACGTCTGTCCGAACCACGGGGTCGTCTACGACTGCAGCGACACGTTCTGGTGA
- a CDS encoding phytoene/squalene synthase family protein, translating to MSDDGVARGKSIQRRTGKTFHLATRLLPERVRQSTYVLYAFFRVADEVVDDAEGVPPAEQRAELERLRAAALGQEPTDDPVLEAFADLRETHDIPDDDVNTFVDAMLTDVSKSRYATFAELRAYMDGSAAAVGRMMTSVMDPDDHDRARPHATALGEAFQLSNFLRDVREDVVERDRIYLPLETLSAYDVSEAQIRNFETSEGFKQAMERELRRAEALYHEGVAGIEALPEDCQFPVLVAAVLYADHHRLIRARDYDVLSETPQISTARKLALVALTRWHWAWNRDPETVFRRVSAIPDHPDATTPNRERTPGLARRLLRGAVDSLRRLT from the coding sequence GTGAGCGACGACGGCGTCGCCCGCGGGAAATCGATTCAGCGTCGCACGGGCAAGACGTTCCACCTCGCGACGCGACTCCTCCCCGAACGGGTTCGTCAGTCCACCTACGTCCTCTACGCGTTCTTCCGCGTCGCCGACGAGGTGGTCGACGACGCCGAGGGGGTTCCGCCCGCCGAACAGCGCGCGGAACTCGAACGGTTGCGAGCGGCGGCACTGGGTCAAGAGCCGACAGACGACCCGGTGCTCGAAGCCTTCGCCGACCTCCGCGAGACTCACGACATCCCCGACGACGACGTGAACACGTTCGTGGACGCGATGCTGACCGACGTGAGCAAGAGTCGGTACGCGACGTTCGCGGAGTTGCGGGCGTACATGGACGGCTCGGCGGCCGCCGTCGGCCGGATGATGACGTCGGTGATGGACCCCGATGACCACGACCGGGCGCGCCCGCACGCGACGGCGCTTGGCGAGGCCTTCCAGCTCTCGAATTTCCTCCGCGACGTGCGCGAGGACGTCGTCGAACGCGACCGTATCTACCTGCCGTTGGAGACGCTGTCGGCGTACGACGTCTCCGAGGCCCAGATACGGAACTTCGAGACCAGCGAGGGCTTCAAGCAGGCGATGGAGCGCGAACTCCGGCGGGCGGAGGCGCTCTATCACGAGGGCGTCGCCGGCATCGAGGCGCTCCCGGAGGACTGTCAGTTCCCGGTGTTGGTCGCCGCCGTCCTCTACGCGGACCACCATCGCCTCATCCGGGCGCGAGACTACGACGTGCTCTCGGAGACGCCACAGATTAGCACGGCTCGAAAGCTCGCGCTGGTCGCACTCACGCGCTGGCACTGGGCGTGGAATCGCGACCCAGAGACGGTCTTCCGGCGCGTGAGCGCGATTCCCGACCATCCGGACGCCACCACGCCGAATCGCGAGCGGACGCCGGGTCTCGCTCGCCGCCTCCTGCGTGGCGCGGTCGACAGCCTCCGCCGACTTACCTGA
- the cruF gene encoding bisanhydrobacterioruberin hydratase, which yields MASTRDEVQARLDELVRDNRVTIAVVFPLVGAVLLVASAEGVVPPPLAFDPFLILLGTLVMRSPLLVGMGPLIDRRAALGVGALAGYAYLIEYVGLRTGWPYGEFHYAIDLGPTIAGVPVGLPVFFLPLVCNGYLLCLLLLGDRARSAAVRLPAVIATVVAMDLVLDPGAVALGFWTYPSGGPVYGVPLSNFAGWVLSATVTVLVLDRVLDRTALLDRLDSCEFALDDLVSFVLLWSGVNVYFGNWGAAAVGGLFGLGLLRTARFDVPLR from the coding sequence ATGGCTAGCACTCGCGACGAGGTGCAAGCCCGCCTCGACGAACTCGTCCGCGACAACCGCGTCACCATCGCCGTCGTCTTCCCCCTCGTCGGCGCCGTCCTCCTCGTCGCCAGCGCGGAGGGGGTCGTACCGCCACCGCTGGCGTTCGACCCGTTTCTCATCCTGCTGGGGACGCTCGTGATGCGCTCGCCGCTCCTCGTCGGGATGGGGCCCCTGATAGACCGCCGGGCCGCTCTCGGCGTCGGTGCGCTCGCGGGCTACGCCTATCTCATCGAGTACGTCGGCCTGCGGACCGGATGGCCCTACGGCGAGTTCCACTACGCCATCGACCTCGGGCCCACCATCGCGGGCGTCCCCGTCGGCCTCCCCGTCTTCTTCCTGCCACTCGTCTGCAACGGCTACCTGCTCTGCCTCCTGTTGCTCGGCGACCGGGCGCGGTCCGCGGCCGTTCGACTCCCCGCCGTTATTGCAACCGTCGTCGCCATGGACCTCGTCCTCGACCCCGGCGCCGTCGCACTCGGCTTCTGGACCTACCCCAGCGGTGGCCCGGTGTACGGCGTCCCCCTCTCGAACTTCGCGGGCTGGGTGCTGTCGGCGACGGTGACCGTCCTCGTCCTCGACAGGGTCCTCGACCGAACGGCGCTGCTCGACAGACTCGATTCCTGTGAATTTGCGCTCGACGACTTGGTGAGTTTCGTCCTGCTCTGGAGCGGCGTCAACGTCTACTTCGGCAACTGGGGCGCGGCCGCCGTCGGCGGCCTGTTCGGACTCGGACTCCTCCGGACGGCGCGCTTCGACGTGCCGCTCAGGTAA
- a CDS encoding prenyltransferase yields MTLRYLLKLSRPRFWLYLAGPVAVGVVYAADSTADLFTPTTLALFAYFLLPANVLLYGVNDVFDADADAENPKKEDREVRYRGQRVVPLAVVASAALLLGPAALTPRLAWPWLAGFLVLGVAYSAPPLRLKTRPPLDSLSNGLYVLPGAAAYAAVAGAQPPLLAVAAGWAWSMAMHTFSAIPDIDPDRRAGIETTATRLGARGAYAYCAACWTVAALAFGLLDPRLGALLAVYPVGVALVRWAGVDTARAYWWFPAVNTVVGALLTMGGLWRLVHG; encoded by the coding sequence ATGACGCTCCGCTATCTCCTGAAACTCTCGCGTCCCCGCTTCTGGCTCTACCTCGCCGGGCCCGTCGCGGTGGGCGTCGTCTACGCGGCCGACTCGACGGCCGACCTGTTCACGCCGACGACGCTCGCACTCTTCGCGTACTTCCTCCTCCCCGCGAACGTGCTCCTGTACGGCGTCAACGACGTGTTCGACGCCGACGCCGACGCCGAGAACCCCAAGAAGGAGGACCGAGAGGTTCGGTATCGCGGCCAGCGAGTCGTGCCACTCGCCGTCGTCGCGAGCGCGGCCCTCCTCCTCGGCCCCGCCGCGCTGACGCCGCGACTGGCGTGGCCGTGGCTCGCCGGCTTCCTCGTCTTGGGCGTCGCGTACAGCGCACCACCACTCCGACTGAAGACCCGCCCACCGCTCGACTCGCTCTCGAACGGGCTGTACGTCCTCCCCGGCGCCGCCGCCTACGCCGCCGTCGCGGGCGCACAGCCCCCACTCCTCGCCGTCGCCGCCGGCTGGGCGTGGTCGATGGCGATGCACACCTTCTCCGCGATTCCCGACATCGACCCCGACCGACGGGCGGGCATCGAGACGACGGCGACCCGCCTCGGCGCACGCGGTGCCTACGCCTACTGCGCCGCCTGCTGGACCGTCGCCGCGCTCGCGTTCGGCCTGCTCGACCCGCGGCTGGGCGCACTGCTCGCCGTCTACCCCGTCGGCGTCGCGCTCGTTCGGTGGGCGGGCGTCGATACCGCGCGTGCCTACTGGTGGTTCCCCGCCGTCAACACCGTGGTCGGCGCGCTCCTGACGATGGGCGGTCTCTGGAGGCTCGTCCATGGCTAG